From one Streptomyces sp. R41 genomic stretch:
- a CDS encoding MazG nucleotide pyrophosphohydrolase domain-containing protein, whose translation MQPSPVSLVREFHLAFGLDARTVPTEVSPELAAHRGELLAEEAAEVAEVSVTGPLDRLAHELADVVYVAYGTALVHGIDLDAVIAEIHRSNMTKLGPDGRVARRADGKVLKGDHYRAPDVSEILRRQGWTAAEA comes from the coding sequence ATGCAGCCCTCTCCCGTCTCCCTGGTCCGTGAATTCCACCTTGCTTTCGGCCTCGACGCCCGCACCGTGCCGACGGAGGTCTCCCCGGAGCTGGCGGCCCACCGCGGCGAACTGCTCGCCGAGGAGGCCGCCGAGGTCGCCGAGGTCTCGGTCACCGGCCCGCTCGACCGGCTGGCACACGAACTGGCCGACGTCGTGTACGTGGCGTACGGGACGGCGCTCGTCCATGGGATCGACCTCGACGCGGTGATCGCCGAGATCCACCGGTCCAACATGACGAAACTGGGCCCCGACGGCAGGGTCGCCCGCAGGGCCGACGGCAAGGTCCTCAAGGGGGACCACTACCGTGCCCCGGACGTCTCGGAGATCCTCCGCCGCCAGGGCTGGACGGCCGCGGAGGCGTAG
- the miaB gene encoding tRNA (N6-isopentenyl adenosine(37)-C2)-methylthiotransferase MiaB, translated as MSSGDRSQAVDVQQSKTYEVRTYGCQMNVHDSERLSGLLEDAGYVRAPEGSDGDADVVVFNTCAVRENADNRLYGNLGRLAPMKTKRPGMQIAVGGCLAQKDRDTIVKKAPWVDVVFGTHNIGKLPVLLERARVQEEAQVEIAESLEAFPSTLPTRRESAYAAWVSISVGCNNTCTFCIVPALRGKEKDRRTGDILAEIEALVGEGVSEITLLGQNVNAYGSDIGDREAFSKLLRACGQIEGLERVRFTSPHPRDFTDDVIAAMAETPNVMPQLHMPLQSGSDTVLKAMRRSYRQDRYLGIIEKVRAAIPHAAITTDIIVGFPGETEEDFEQTLQVVREARFAQAFTFQYSKRPGTPAATMEGQIPKEVVQARYERLVALQEEISWAENKSQVGRTLELMVAEGEGRKDGATHRLSGRAPDNRLVHFTKPDEEVRPGDVVTVEITYAAPHHLLAEGAVLNVRRTRAGDAWEKHNAAEAAKPAGVMLGLPKIGAPEPLPVTTGGCGCD; from the coding sequence ATGAGCAGCGGCGACCGGAGTCAGGCAGTGGACGTTCAGCAATCCAAGACGTACGAAGTGCGCACCTACGGGTGCCAGATGAACGTCCATGACTCCGAACGGCTCTCCGGGCTCCTCGAAGACGCCGGTTACGTGCGCGCCCCCGAGGGGTCGGACGGCGACGCGGACGTGGTCGTCTTCAACACCTGCGCCGTACGCGAGAACGCCGACAACCGGCTGTACGGCAACCTCGGCCGCCTCGCCCCGATGAAGACGAAGCGCCCCGGGATGCAGATCGCCGTCGGTGGCTGTCTCGCGCAGAAGGACCGCGACACCATCGTGAAGAAGGCGCCCTGGGTGGACGTCGTCTTCGGGACGCACAACATCGGCAAGCTGCCGGTCCTCCTGGAGCGCGCCCGCGTACAGGAAGAGGCGCAGGTCGAGATCGCCGAGTCGCTCGAGGCGTTCCCGTCGACGCTGCCGACCCGCCGCGAGAGCGCGTACGCCGCCTGGGTCTCCATCTCGGTCGGCTGCAACAACACCTGCACCTTCTGCATCGTCCCGGCGCTGCGCGGCAAGGAGAAGGACCGCAGGACCGGCGACATCCTGGCCGAGATCGAGGCCCTGGTCGGCGAAGGCGTCTCGGAGATCACGCTGCTCGGACAGAACGTAAACGCTTACGGGAGCGACATCGGCGACCGTGAGGCCTTCAGCAAGCTGCTGCGTGCCTGCGGCCAGATCGAGGGACTGGAGCGCGTGCGCTTCACCTCGCCGCACCCGCGCGACTTCACCGACGACGTGATCGCGGCCATGGCCGAGACGCCGAACGTGATGCCGCAGCTGCACATGCCGCTCCAGTCCGGTTCGGACACCGTGCTGAAGGCGATGCGCCGCTCGTACCGCCAGGATCGCTACCTGGGGATCATCGAGAAGGTGCGGGCCGCCATCCCGCACGCGGCGATCACCACCGACATCATCGTGGGCTTCCCCGGCGAGACCGAGGAGGACTTCGAGCAGACCCTGCAGGTGGTCCGCGAGGCACGCTTCGCGCAAGCGTTTACCTTCCAGTACTCCAAGCGCCCTGGAACCCCGGCGGCCACCATGGAGGGGCAGATCCCCAAGGAGGTCGTCCAGGCGCGCTACGAGCGTCTCGTCGCTCTCCAGGAGGAGATCTCCTGGGCCGAGAACAAGTCCCAGGTCGGCCGCACCCTGGAGCTCATGGTCGCCGAGGGCGAGGGCCGCAAGGACGGCGCCACGCACCGCCTCTCCGGCCGCGCTCCCGACAACCGCCTGGTCCACTTCACCAAGCCCGACGAAGAGGTGCGCCCCGGTGACGTGGTCACCGTCGAGATCACGTACGCCGCCCCGCACCACCTGCTCGCCGAGGGCGCCGTACTGAACGTGCGCCGCACGCGCGCGGGGGACGCCTGGGAGAAGCACAACGCCGCCGAGGCCGCGAAGCCGGCGGGCGTCATGCTGGGGCTGCCGAAGATCGGGGCTCCGGAGCCGCTGCCGGTGACCACGGGTGGATGCGGGTGCGACTGA
- a CDS encoding class III extradiol dioxygenase subunit B-like domain-containing protein: MLVAAAVCPCPPVLVPDVAAGAAPELDAARAASKDALGVLAASRPDLLVVVGPAEQSGRGPYPQGTRGSFRGFGVDLDVRLGGDKPGPVAAERSERELPPSLAVAAWLLERTGWSDAPVEGLGVELLEAERCIQVGGEIGGRAKRVALLVMGDASACRTLKAPGYLDERAAGFDAEIARALGAADVAALKALDTELAHELKVSGRAPWQVLAGAAEGAGLGGALLYDDAPYGVGYLVAAWS; this comes from the coding sequence ATGCTTGTAGCCGCCGCAGTCTGCCCCTGTCCGCCGGTGCTCGTCCCCGATGTCGCCGCCGGTGCGGCGCCCGAGCTGGACGCCGCACGGGCGGCGAGCAAGGACGCGTTGGGCGTGCTCGCCGCCTCCCGCCCCGACCTGCTGGTCGTCGTGGGTCCCGCCGAGCAGAGCGGACGCGGACCGTACCCACAAGGCACACGGGGGTCATTCCGCGGATTCGGTGTCGATCTCGACGTACGCCTCGGCGGAGACAAGCCGGGCCCAGTGGCCGCCGAGCGTTCGGAACGTGAGCTTCCGCCCTCGCTCGCCGTCGCCGCGTGGCTGCTGGAACGCACGGGCTGGTCCGACGCCCCCGTCGAAGGTCTCGGGGTGGAACTTCTCGAGGCCGAGCGGTGCATCCAAGTCGGAGGGGAAATCGGCGGCCGGGCCAAGAGGGTGGCACTGCTGGTGATGGGCGACGCCAGCGCGTGCCGGACGCTCAAGGCGCCTGGCTATCTCGACGAGCGCGCGGCGGGCTTCGACGCGGAGATCGCGCGTGCGCTCGGCGCGGCGGACGTGGCGGCCCTCAAGGCGCTGGACACCGAGCTGGCCCACGAGCTGAAGGTCTCGGGGCGAGCCCCCTGGCAGGTCCTCGCGGGCGCGGCAGAGGGTGCGGGGCTGGGCGGCGCGCTGCTCTACGACGATGCGCCGTACGGGGTG